One genomic window of Bacillus mycoides includes the following:
- the sspO gene encoding small acid-soluble spore protein O produces the protein MGKRKANHIISGMNAASAQGQGTGYNEEFANEPLTPAERQNNKKRKKNQ, from the coding sequence ATGGGTAAACGAAAAGCCAATCATATTATTTCAGGAATGAATGCTGCATCCGCACAAGGACAAGGAACTGGTTATAACGAAGAGTTCGCAAACGAACCTTTAACACCAGCAGAGCGACAAAATAATAAGAAACGAAAAAAGAATCAGTAA